In Chryseobacterium camelliae, one DNA window encodes the following:
- a CDS encoding helix-turn-helix domain-containing protein, translating into MEDIRLEVENMHYSIKSGHIAFIGPHKQVTFGEALGEEIYIIVFSSSFYERSSKDSLFLNSQLFFNYNSEIFIAPFTNLEEKRAVFMERMESFQLKDESLYISAAHNAIERLILDAFLHIPADEMKKDIKFDYLYYVNRFKVLLQRDFRKAKKVSHYAGELNISSRKLTEMTEYVLGKTAKHIIIEKIVSECKKAVHFSNQTISEISYELGFSNEGNFSNFIKKHTGKNPSEMK; encoded by the coding sequence ATGGAGGATATTCGCCTTGAGGTTGAAAATATGCATTACAGTATAAAATCCGGGCACATTGCATTTATAGGTCCTCACAAACAGGTTACTTTTGGTGAAGCTTTAGGAGAAGAAATCTATATCATTGTATTTTCTTCCAGTTTCTATGAGCGTTCTTCTAAGGATAGTTTATTTCTTAATTCACAGCTTTTTTTTAATTATAATTCTGAAATTTTCATTGCCCCATTTACCAATCTAGAAGAAAAAAGAGCCGTTTTTATGGAACGTATGGAAAGTTTTCAGCTTAAGGATGAGAGCCTTTATATTTCTGCTGCCCATAATGCGATAGAAAGGCTTATTTTGGACGCATTTTTGCATATACCTGCTGATGAAATGAAGAAGGATATTAAATTTGATTACCTCTACTATGTAAACAGGTTTAAAGTTCTTTTGCAAAGAGATTTCAGGAAGGCTAAAAAAGTTTCTCATTATGCTGGTGAGCTTAATATATCATCAAGAAAACTTACTGAAATGACGGAATATGTTTTAGGAAAAACAGCAAAACATATAATAATTGAAAAAATTGTCAGTGAATGCAAAAAAGCCGTACATTTCTCAAACCAGACCATTTCTGAAATTTCTTATGAGCTGGGTTTCAGTAACGAAGGGAATTTTAGTAACTTTATTAAAAAACATACAGGAAAAAATCCTTCTGAAATGAAATAA
- a CDS encoding fimbrial biogenesis chaperone: MKKLHFIILCLICSLYSLTYAQTGISVSPPRLYFESGLENSGTQKITVTNVSAKNSLDLAISLGDWEYNDKGENLMSAAGSLPVSCAGWISVKKEDNYFTLAPGQRKDIDVTVTVPNTLSDQLGAHTAVLYVSQMNPIDDVDNKGANIKVSIRSGIKIFHKLPSANTKKIEIKNLTFEKSAKTLNLFFENQGNVWVDGKVSGDLVNTQTGKKISLDQIIFYTMPGNKREMDIPLPASLEKGKYTASVLIDYGDSNNLEVGELKFTYE; encoded by the coding sequence ATGAAGAAGCTGCATTTTATTATTCTCTGCCTTATCTGTTCTTTGTATTCTCTAACTTACGCACAAACAGGTATTTCCGTATCTCCTCCCAGACTTTATTTTGAATCCGGGCTCGAAAACAGCGGTACACAAAAGATAACGGTAACCAATGTAAGTGCAAAAAATTCACTGGATTTGGCGATCAGCCTGGGTGATTGGGAATACAATGACAAAGGAGAGAATCTGATGTCTGCAGCGGGTTCCCTGCCTGTGTCATGTGCCGGCTGGATTTCAGTGAAAAAAGAAGATAATTATTTTACGCTTGCACCGGGCCAGAGAAAGGATATCGATGTAACCGTAACGGTACCCAATACATTATCAGATCAGCTGGGAGCTCACACGGCAGTGCTGTATGTAAGCCAGATGAACCCGATAGATGATGTGGATAATAAAGGAGCCAATATTAAGGTAAGCATCCGCTCAGGAATTAAGATATTCCATAAGCTGCCATCTGCCAATACGAAGAAAATAGAAATTAAAAATCTCACCTTTGAAAAATCAGCAAAGACGCTGAATCTCTTTTTTGAAAATCAGGGGAATGTATGGGTAGATGGAAAAGTGTCCGGGGACCTGGTGAATACACAGACCGGTAAAAAGATTTCTCTGGACCAGATTATTTTTTACACCATGCCCGGAAATAAAAGAGAAATGGACATCCCACTTCCTGCTTCTCTGGAAAAAGGAAAATATACTGCGTCTGTACTGATTGACTATGGTGACAGCAATAACCTCGAGGTTGGAGAGCTAAAATTCACATATGAATAA
- a CDS encoding COG1470 family protein yields the protein MEIRNETSTDRSGILDLIVVLKNQGNNRFKGHVHISVPSGFRNILDTDMEADLGPGESAFLPVKIIVTNNASSGLSNVVFDLRDMQGRVVDREKIEYRVAENTTMRITAENPVIFINSEHDSIIVRARVANLGNKKQDVTVVFKLPDADQGNLFTEQKGSIGVQKDTVFIVRFLPTPNMLKNPEFTINVAAFREPDKEIFGNASISIQNVSSSQRYRYEQNSDFANSTKNTITASYRRIGETSNMYQLTGSGGFNLPSGYLFARGNIYTINNQNDPIVNNTYISYHRGGSTFTLGNISRLMEMSLFGRGAEYSYTTPDKNRKLEMGFVDQTFSLIERNAFLKYGYGFYVRGAVGELNDKRGISAGYVFRNDPYEHADHNLAGSDFRYAFNKDWRMNGRIYGGLSSYQDLKLTKPSLAVESQYSGIIKKVNLNGNYFYSSDYYPGNRRGVLQIQQNISAQLYKEYSVYGNLTISDFSPKYYFLNTNLQSNSTRFDGGLNFPRKGNFGLGVSFQYQQEKSNTYNNFFDTTLNEESKQLVSRRLTEYLNWSSSDLRHSAGLGLEAGLVNYPDMQRPKYQMKAVGNYNYKWLSVSFSYQYGSYFLSEYAFSKLFNQANTYKKVFASAFVNQNFFNHTLNLNSGLSYTDDILYGKSPSGFVNLKYNKERYGVFLNSSWFNYASRSTGNNIFTIEAGVSLYLASNTLNAGKKGDIHAFVYYDYNDNNIYDDGDKPAEGYLIMLNNISFKTDKEGTLAYNSVPFGKYPMKQIIQQGWYYDECDVELNKYNYSMDIPLHQNGTVQGSILYDYDAKTALEFSPKTGGIVFNIYRNDKLLQRTITDDNGEFVSFLESGVYRIELNQNSLPANTYCERTAVEVNVQAGKIKHLEPFMIRVKTKNIRVKKFGED from the coding sequence ATGGAGATCCGCAACGAAACCAGTACAGACAGATCTGGTATCCTTGATCTTATTGTTGTTCTGAAAAACCAGGGTAACAACCGTTTTAAAGGCCATGTGCACATTTCCGTACCTTCCGGGTTCAGGAATATTTTAGATACAGATATGGAAGCTGATCTTGGGCCTGGTGAAAGTGCTTTCCTGCCGGTAAAAATAATTGTCACCAACAATGCTTCTTCCGGGCTTTCAAATGTTGTTTTTGACCTCAGGGATATGCAGGGCAGAGTAGTGGACAGAGAAAAAATAGAGTATCGGGTTGCTGAGAACACCACCATGAGGATCACTGCAGAAAATCCGGTGATATTTATTAATAGTGAACACGATTCTATCATTGTCCGTGCAAGGGTAGCTAATCTGGGAAACAAAAAACAGGATGTTACGGTTGTTTTCAAACTGCCGGATGCTGATCAGGGCAATCTGTTCACAGAACAAAAGGGGAGTATTGGCGTGCAGAAGGATACTGTTTTTATCGTCCGGTTTCTCCCTACGCCAAATATGCTTAAAAATCCTGAATTTACGATTAATGTTGCAGCATTCAGGGAGCCCGATAAAGAAATTTTCGGCAATGCTTCAATATCTATTCAGAATGTCTCTTCAAGCCAGCGGTACCGGTACGAGCAGAACAGCGATTTTGCTAATTCCACAAAAAACACGATTACGGCAAGTTACAGACGGATAGGTGAGACATCTAACATGTATCAGCTGACGGGTTCCGGAGGATTTAATCTGCCCTCCGGTTATCTTTTTGCCAGAGGGAACATTTATACCATCAACAATCAGAATGATCCTATTGTCAACAATACCTATATATCCTACCATCGCGGAGGCAGTACCTTCACATTAGGAAATATCAGCAGGCTGATGGAAATGTCCCTGTTCGGAAGGGGAGCTGAATACTCTTATACCACACCTGATAAAAACAGAAAACTGGAGATGGGCTTTGTAGACCAGACCTTCAGTCTTATCGAGCGGAATGCTTTCCTTAAATATGGCTACGGCTTTTATGTACGCGGTGCTGTTGGTGAGCTGAACGACAAACGCGGCATCTCTGCAGGCTATGTGTTCAGGAATGATCCTTACGAACATGCGGACCATAATCTCGCGGGTTCAGATTTCCGGTATGCCTTCAACAAAGACTGGAGGATGAACGGAAGAATATATGGAGGACTAAGTTCCTACCAGGACCTCAAACTTACCAAACCTTCCCTTGCTGTGGAATCTCAATATTCCGGAATCATCAAAAAAGTAAATCTTAACGGTAATTATTTTTACAGCTCAGATTATTATCCGGGGAACCGCCGGGGAGTCCTGCAGATCCAGCAGAATATTTCAGCTCAGTTGTATAAGGAATATTCAGTGTACGGTAACCTCACAATTTCCGATTTTTCACCAAAATATTATTTTTTAAATACCAACCTTCAATCCAACAGTACACGATTTGACGGAGGTCTTAACTTCCCGAGGAAAGGAAATTTCGGGCTTGGAGTCAGCTTTCAGTACCAGCAGGAAAAGTCCAATACCTACAATAATTTTTTCGATACCACCTTAAATGAGGAATCAAAACAGCTTGTATCCAGAAGGCTAACGGAATACCTCAACTGGTCCAGTTCGGACCTTAGGCATTCAGCAGGGCTGGGACTTGAAGCCGGATTGGTCAATTATCCTGATATGCAACGACCGAAATACCAGATGAAAGCGGTTGGAAATTATAATTATAAGTGGCTTAGTGTAAGCTTTTCGTATCAGTACGGCAGCTATTTTCTTTCGGAATATGCTTTTTCAAAACTTTTTAACCAGGCCAATACCTATAAAAAGGTATTCGCTTCGGCATTTGTCAACCAGAATTTTTTCAATCATACGCTTAATCTCAATTCGGGGCTTTCCTATACAGATGATATCCTGTACGGAAAATCACCATCAGGTTTTGTCAATCTGAAATACAATAAAGAACGGTATGGAGTCTTCCTGAATTCCTCATGGTTCAACTATGCATCAAGAAGTACAGGAAATAATATTTTTACCATAGAAGCGGGGGTTAGCCTGTATCTCGCGTCCAATACTCTGAATGCAGGCAAAAAAGGAGACATTCATGCCTTTGTTTATTATGATTACAATGATAATAATATCTATGATGATGGGGATAAGCCGGCAGAGGGTTACCTTATCATGCTGAATAATATTTCCTTTAAAACAGATAAGGAGGGAACGTTGGCCTATAATTCCGTTCCTTTTGGAAAATATCCCATGAAGCAGATTATTCAGCAGGGATGGTATTACGATGAATGCGATGTTGAGTTAAATAAGTACAATTATTCTATGGATATTCCATTGCATCAGAACGGAACGGTCCAGGGCAGCATCCTGTATGACTACGATGCAAAAACCGCGTTGGAATTCAGCCCGAAGACAGGCGGTATCGTATTTAATATATATAGGAATGATAAGCTTTTACAGCGAACGATTACCGATGATAACGGTGAATTTGTTTCCTTTTTGGAATCTGGAGTTTACAGGATAGAACTCAATCAAAATTCATTGCCTGCCAATACTTATTGCGAGCGTACTGCAGTGGAGGTGAACGTTCAGGCCGGTAAGATCAAACACCTTGAACCCTTTATGATCAGGGTAAAGACCAAAAATATACGGGTGAAAAAATTCGGTGAAGACTAG
- a CDS encoding CinA family protein, translating to MELNNRLLNFINDMLTTEHETVSVAENITSGLLQFSFSQMRNASTIFKGGFTYANNGVHAPEIFNEQPDITGDSSDMPIAERMALNISRIFRSDWGIGVHGNLISDGLKTIHAHYCLSYRNEVVLSKTLELHPKTSAMSAQMYFTEFILGCLNCELKKLLVLK from the coding sequence ATGGAACTGAACAACAGACTACTGAATTTCATTAATGATATGCTTACTACAGAACACGAAACAGTGTCTGTTGCAGAAAATATAACTTCCGGGTTATTGCAGTTTTCATTTTCGCAGATGCGAAATGCCTCAACTATTTTCAAAGGCGGATTTACTTATGCCAACAATGGAGTACATGCTCCCGAAATCTTTAATGAACAACCTGACATTACTGGGGATTCTTCCGATATGCCAATAGCGGAACGAATGGCACTAAATATTTCCAGAATATTCCGGTCAGACTGGGGCATTGGTGTACATGGTAACCTGATTTCCGACGGATTAAAAACTATTCATGCACATTACTGCCTTTCCTATCGCAATGAGGTCGTACTTTCCAAAACACTGGAACTCCACCCTAAAACTTCTGCCATGAGTGCCCAGATGTATTTTACCGAATTTATTTTAGGATGCCTGAACTGTGAACTGAAAAAGCTACTTGTTCTAAAATAA
- a CDS encoding FAD/NAD(P)-binding protein, translating into MKNKYSERIALIGGGPASLFVMKHIVEQDLKPETVCIFEKNDRLGAGMPYGKYGAGIEHVANVSANELPELAEDFTSYISRHPAAEFKDFYHSDGINEYQVIPRLLLGNYLEEQFSHYISKAKKLGIDVQVFTNSTVVDIIRVEKETCFKVVTENGDHHHTGNIIICTGHYWPKRNEEKVKGWYDSPYPPSKFTGPTNYPVAIKGTSLTAVDAVKTLARKNGYFDFQGDELQYFTHEGSENFSISLFSLGGYLPALRFHSEESAYSEGWIMSLDDIYEYKKSHNGFVDLDYVFEINFKQPLQKRDPDFYEKIKSLSIEEFVETMMEIRDKLDGFELFKAEYAEAEKSIRRHQSITWKEALSAFSYAVNYPAKHFSAEDMLRLRKTLMPLISIIIASLPQSSYRELIALYNAGKVRLIDVDEKSHVEPHPEEGGVYHFTDENGNEKKEYYRMYIDATGQKPIEFNQVPFEGLKDSGTISSGYLRFKSAEKGEESYEKDHSNIIKADQENYYLRVKGLNINDYFQALDYYGHPTPELFIMAVPYIGGLNPDYSGLDFCDTAGKVVVKALKNRLKEMA; encoded by the coding sequence ATGAAAAACAAATATTCTGAAAGAATAGCATTGATAGGAGGAGGTCCCGCATCTCTTTTTGTCATGAAACACATTGTAGAACAAGACCTAAAACCTGAAACAGTCTGTATTTTTGAAAAGAATGACCGGCTGGGTGCAGGAATGCCATATGGAAAGTATGGCGCCGGTATAGAGCATGTGGCCAATGTTTCGGCTAATGAACTTCCGGAGCTTGCCGAGGACTTTACAAGCTACATCAGCAGACATCCTGCTGCTGAATTCAAAGACTTCTATCATTCAGACGGAATCAATGAATACCAGGTAATTCCGAGGCTTTTGCTGGGGAATTATCTTGAGGAACAATTCAGCCACTATATTTCCAAAGCAAAAAAACTGGGGATTGATGTGCAGGTTTTTACCAATTCAACCGTAGTAGACATTATTAGGGTAGAAAAGGAAACCTGCTTTAAGGTTGTAACTGAAAACGGGGACCATCATCATACCGGTAACATCATTATCTGCACAGGACATTACTGGCCGAAACGAAATGAAGAGAAGGTCAAAGGGTGGTACGATTCTCCATATCCTCCGTCCAAGTTTACCGGACCGACAAATTATCCTGTAGCCATAAAAGGAACGTCACTTACGGCCGTGGATGCGGTGAAAACCCTTGCCCGTAAAAATGGATATTTTGATTTTCAGGGGGACGAACTTCAGTATTTTACCCATGAAGGAAGTGAGAATTTTTCGATCAGCCTGTTTTCGTTGGGTGGATATCTTCCCGCTTTAAGATTCCATTCCGAAGAAAGCGCTTATTCGGAGGGCTGGATTATGTCTTTGGATGATATTTATGAATATAAGAAATCCCATAATGGATTTGTCGACCTGGATTATGTGTTTGAGATCAATTTCAAGCAGCCGCTTCAAAAACGCGATCCCGATTTTTATGAGAAGATAAAATCGCTTAGCATAGAGGAATTTGTGGAAACCATGATGGAGATCCGTGATAAGCTGGATGGCTTTGAACTTTTCAAGGCAGAATATGCAGAAGCGGAAAAGTCGATCAGAAGGCATCAGTCCATCACCTGGAAAGAGGCGCTTTCTGCGTTCAGTTATGCAGTTAATTATCCTGCCAAGCATTTCTCTGCGGAAGATATGCTCAGGCTGCGCAAAACTTTGATGCCTCTTATTTCTATTATTATCGCTTCTCTTCCGCAATCTTCATACCGTGAACTGATTGCCCTTTACAATGCAGGGAAAGTTCGTCTTATTGATGTAGATGAAAAAAGCCATGTAGAGCCTCATCCTGAAGAAGGAGGAGTATACCATTTTACAGATGAAAATGGAAATGAAAAAAAGGAGTACTATAGAATGTATATTGATGCAACAGGTCAGAAGCCGATAGAGTTTAACCAGGTCCCTTTTGAAGGCCTCAAGGACAGCGGAACCATCAGCTCCGGATACCTTCGCTTTAAAAGTGCTGAAAAAGGGGAAGAAAGCTACGAGAAAGACCATTCCAATATCATCAAAGCAGACCAGGAAAATTATTACCTGAGAGTGAAAGGACTTAATATCAATGATTATTTTCAGGCCCTAGATTATTACGGACATCCTACGCCGGAGCTCTTCATTATGGCTGTCCCTTACATAGGAGGTTTAAATCCTGATTACTCTGGGCTGGATTTCTGTGATACTGCCGGGAAGGTAGTTGTAAAAGCATTGAAAAACAGATTGAAGGAAATGGCCTGA
- a CDS encoding DUF1349 domain-containing protein: MTWFNEPAQWEIKNSTLSMFVTPQSDYWRISHYGFTVDDAPFYYGTYGGEFEAKVKITGQYKARFDQMGLMLRIDKENYIKAGIEFVDGKYNLSTVVTHHTSDWSVIALDKIPPAVWIKVVRRLDAVEIFYSFDDRTYTMMRNAYLQDNTPVMVGLMAACPDGQGFKALFENFTVQHLPDQRRLQWLKDHK; the protein is encoded by the coding sequence ATGACATGGTTCAATGAGCCTGCGCAATGGGAAATCAAGAATAGTACTTTATCGATGTTTGTTACTCCGCAAAGTGATTACTGGAGAATTTCACATTACGGCTTTACGGTTGATGATGCACCGTTTTACTATGGTACGTATGGCGGAGAATTTGAAGCTAAAGTAAAAATCACGGGTCAGTATAAAGCCAGATTTGACCAGATGGGACTGATGCTTAGAATCGATAAGGAAAATTACATAAAAGCAGGAATTGAATTTGTAGACGGAAAATACAATTTAAGCACGGTAGTTACCCATCATACCAGCGACTGGAGCGTCATTGCCCTGGATAAGATCCCTCCGGCGGTATGGATCAAAGTGGTAAGAAGACTGGATGCGGTTGAAATCTTTTATTCATTCGATGACCGCACTTATACGATGATGCGTAATGCTTACCTGCAGGATAACACGCCTGTTATGGTTGGGCTTATGGCAGCCTGCCCGGACGGACAGGGATTTAAAGCGCTGTTTGAAAACTTTACCGTACAGCATCTGCCCGATCAACGCCGGCTTCAGTGGCTTAAAGATCACAAATAA
- a CDS encoding response regulator transcription factor, with protein MEILETLNQALLNNSPNGKGCHLDINTYQQMALMYSRIENAMVVLSDMQAGKSFIYGSALSRRLGLSLADHPTEIDSIWEEEIISRIHPEDRLKKYVHELRFFTYLQTIQFSEHAPCYVSSRIRMKDSIAEYMNVRHRMFYVYSPVNHHLRFALCLYHMENHMKDKLQNPEFLIVNSISGEIIYEDRLDYSHILTSREMEILKHIGEGYTSKEIAAQLCISINTVNRHRQNILEKLRVKNSIKAVYTQLP; from the coding sequence ATGGAGATCCTTGAAACCCTCAATCAGGCTTTACTCAATAACAGTCCCAACGGAAAAGGCTGCCATTTGGATATCAATACCTATCAACAGATGGCGCTTATGTATTCACGTATAGAAAATGCCATGGTAGTTTTAAGTGATATGCAGGCTGGAAAAAGCTTTATTTATGGTTCTGCTCTTTCCCGGAGATTGGGATTGAGCCTCGCCGATCATCCTACAGAGATCGATTCTATCTGGGAAGAGGAAATTATTAGCAGGATACACCCTGAAGACAGGCTTAAAAAGTATGTTCATGAACTGCGTTTCTTTACCTACCTGCAGACAATTCAATTTTCGGAGCATGCGCCATGTTATGTTTCATCAAGAATCCGAATGAAAGATAGCATTGCTGAGTATATGAATGTACGTCACCGAATGTTCTACGTCTACTCGCCGGTTAATCATCATTTGCGGTTTGCACTCTGCCTTTATCATATGGAAAACCATATGAAAGATAAATTGCAGAACCCTGAATTTTTAATCGTTAACAGTATTTCTGGCGAAATCATCTATGAAGACCGTCTGGATTACAGCCATATTCTTACCTCAAGAGAAATGGAAATTCTAAAACATATCGGCGAAGGCTATACAAGTAAAGAAATTGCAGCACAACTTTGTATCAGTATCAATACCGTCAACCGCCATCGTCAGAATATTCTTGAAAAATTACGCGTGAAAAACTCTATTAAGGCAGTATATACGCAATTGCCCTGA
- a CDS encoding aminotransferase class I/II-fold pyridoxal phosphate-dependent enzyme produces MNINFENASFKDFENIPGYDMMQRADYYYEFLEYMKYKGRHHYRLQNNTGCGSVINVGEKSPRDYISFVTSDYLGFTQHPKVKQAAIEGIEKYGTGTAATPLIGGYYSFHQELEAKIASFFGRSRDESVVFTTGYTANSATLQILLQKEDIAIVDRAVHASVYEGCILTNRKTFPHNDLDALEIILKAAQRQYRTKLVVIDGVYSQDGDIAPIREIYSLVKQYNAYLMIDDVHGVGILGETGRGTIEDTGLLDYIDIISGTFSKTFGNLGGYIITHKTLANFIRFQSRQQIFSATAPPSSMGIIKALELIDEEPQWRERLWKNINYFKKELNGIGLDTGTTCSAIIPVKIGDPHITGDVGRLLIEQGIYTNPIIYPAVARKDARIRMSVLATHTKEHLDKTLNAFEGISKMFPITEKKRRVKK; encoded by the coding sequence ATGAACATTAACTTTGAAAACGCATCGTTTAAGGACTTTGAGAATATTCCCGGCTACGATATGATGCAGCGTGCCGATTATTATTATGAATTTCTGGAATATATGAAATATAAAGGCAGGCATCATTACCGCCTGCAAAATAATACTGGCTGTGGTTCTGTAATCAATGTCGGTGAAAAATCACCCAGAGATTACATCAGTTTTGTTACCAGTGATTATTTGGGCTTCACCCAGCACCCCAAAGTAAAGCAGGCAGCAATTGAAGGCATAGAGAAATACGGGACGGGTACGGCGGCGACCCCGCTCATAGGAGGTTATTATTCATTTCATCAGGAACTGGAGGCAAAAATAGCCTCTTTTTTTGGCCGAAGCCGGGACGAATCTGTTGTTTTTACAACCGGGTATACGGCTAACAGTGCTACACTTCAGATCCTGTTGCAGAAAGAAGATATTGCGATTGTGGATAGAGCAGTGCATGCGAGCGTCTACGAAGGATGTATCCTTACCAATAGGAAAACGTTCCCGCATAATGATCTCGATGCACTGGAAATTATCCTGAAGGCTGCCCAAAGGCAGTACCGTACCAAACTTGTGGTAATTGATGGCGTATATTCTCAGGATGGCGATATTGCGCCTATAAGGGAAATTTACAGTCTGGTAAAACAATACAATGCGTACCTGATGATAGATGATGTACATGGTGTAGGTATTTTAGGGGAAACAGGAAGAGGGACCATAGAAGATACCGGATTGCTGGATTATATAGATATTATCAGCGGTACATTCAGTAAAACGTTCGGTAATCTCGGCGGTTACATCATCACCCATAAAACACTGGCTAATTTTATAAGGTTCCAGTCCAGGCAACAAATATTTTCAGCAACGGCTCCGCCTTCTTCCATGGGAATCATCAAAGCTTTAGAACTTATTGATGAAGAACCGCAGTGGCGCGAGAGGCTCTGGAAGAATATAAATTATTTTAAAAAAGAACTTAATGGCATAGGGTTAGATACAGGTACAACCTGTTCGGCTATAATTCCGGTAAAAATCGGTGATCCTCATATTACAGGTGATGTTGGCAGGCTGCTTATCGAGCAGGGAATCTATACCAATCCTATTATTTATCCTGCGGTAGCAAGAAAAGATGCACGAATCAGGATGAGCGTATTAGCAACACATACAAAAGAACATCTGGATAAAACCCTGAATGCCTTTGAGGGCATCAGTAAAATGTTTCCTATTACCGAAAAAAAAAGGAGAGTCAAAAAGTGA
- a CDS encoding TetR/AcrR family transcriptional regulator, which produces MPRKVVQGPIRDKEKTKQKLLAAVGKILRVKGYSGLKVSKIAAVAGFDKKLIYEYFGSTEKLIDEYIRSQDYWSRLDQQPIEIDMSDGGQELSKMAIIAQYDRLKKNKELQKIILWGLSESKPILKKIADEREEVGEELFTAIDPHFGEEATRYRAITALLVSGAYYLNMYTGHNASKFCGIDLKTEAGRREIELAIEEIIDSAYEKRKNK; this is translated from the coding sequence ATGCCTAGAAAAGTTGTACAGGGCCCTATCAGGGATAAAGAAAAAACCAAACAGAAACTGCTTGCTGCAGTGGGTAAAATCTTAAGAGTTAAAGGATATTCCGGATTAAAGGTTAGTAAGATAGCTGCCGTAGCCGGTTTTGACAAAAAGCTCATCTATGAATACTTCGGAAGTACGGAAAAACTGATCGATGAATACATCAGGTCTCAGGATTACTGGAGTAGACTGGATCAGCAACCTATTGAAATTGATATGTCAGACGGAGGGCAGGAACTTTCTAAGATGGCGATCATTGCTCAGTATGACAGGCTTAAGAAAAATAAAGAACTCCAGAAGATTATTCTTTGGGGACTTTCTGAATCCAAGCCTATCCTTAAAAAAATTGCTGACGAAAGGGAAGAAGTGGGAGAAGAATTATTTACGGCTATTGACCCTCATTTTGGAGAAGAAGCTACTCGTTACAGAGCCATTACGGCATTGCTGGTTTCAGGAGCTTACTATCTTAATATGTATACCGGGCATAATGCAAGTAAGTTTTGTGGAATCGATCTGAAAACAGAGGCGGGAAGAAGAGAAATTGAACTGGCAATTGAAGAGATCATAGATTCTGCCTACGAAAAAAGGAAAAATAAATAA